A genomic window from Tolypothrix sp. PCC 7910 includes:
- a CDS encoding heavy metal translocating P-type ATPase, with product MSGQTTAEKLAITVIETYPLSHAEAIHYEVVHWVPGRFRIRIPQLAWDEEYAQQLKYVLGKLDFATEVQINAKASSLILNYEHKPTAIAIATIQEKLFSAIQQAATAEVPVGWTGEEKEKANNEVDFVERLGFPVAGLVLSLGAMIGLPIPPVLIGAVVFVGAIPVFKRAWDAIQEERQLTIDFLDGLAIALHTATGHFFAPSFMLGLVEGGEAIRDMTARGSERASLDLLDCLSKTAFVIRDGQVVEIPTQDVIVGDHVIVYPGDQIPVDGVVVEGTGIIDQCKLTGESVPVTRTIGEEVFASTLLVDGTLTILSERVGNNTRAGVIVNLMQAAPVHDTRVENYAATVANQMVIPTLLIGTGVGIFSGNLSRAIALLTLDFGTGIRVSVPTTILSVLTYAARNGVLIRSGRAIEMLATIDTVVCDKTGTLTIGHAGVNDIDVMEVRFTKDEILCYAASAEKGLTHPIAEAIVHHAKDTGVALKECEEWEYKVGLGAVAKIDGMNIIVGSPRFMKQENVDLEEYDIRYPDAKSGGQSLVYVAGDGRLLGVIRYSDPPRPESKEVIRELKEMGITVHMLTGDVTRVAHSIANNLGIHPNHVTAEAFPEKKVEVVKGLHDSGKVVAFCGDGINDSAALAYADASISFAGATDIARETADVVLMEDDLRGLIMAVKCARQAMDIIWQNTMIVAVPNLGALISGIFFALDPLLAVVINNGTAILAELNGLRPLIGPGEVMPLGHQLSAAEIAEEEKRLQERSHKSKAINVAATSIEVETEVVVLSSDVEEPRTNDLGVSKSKLETANIV from the coding sequence ATGTCAGGTCAAACCACTGCTGAAAAGCTTGCTATAACCGTTATTGAGACTTATCCGTTAAGTCACGCTGAAGCTATACATTACGAGGTAGTTCATTGGGTTCCGGGGCGGTTTCGCATTCGCATTCCCCAACTTGCCTGGGATGAAGAATATGCTCAACAGCTAAAGTATGTTCTGGGTAAATTAGATTTTGCAACGGAAGTTCAAATTAACGCTAAAGCTAGTTCGTTAATTCTTAACTACGAGCACAAGCCAACTGCGATCGCAATCGCTACTATTCAAGAGAAATTGTTTAGTGCGATTCAGCAGGCTGCGACTGCTGAAGTTCCTGTAGGATGGACTGGTGAAGAGAAAGAAAAAGCTAACAACGAAGTAGACTTTGTAGAACGTCTAGGCTTTCCTGTCGCAGGTTTAGTACTCAGTTTGGGTGCAATGATTGGGCTGCCAATTCCTCCTGTTTTGATTGGAGCTGTTGTATTTGTTGGTGCAATTCCAGTATTCAAACGAGCCTGGGATGCTATTCAAGAAGAGCGCCAATTAACTATTGACTTCTTGGATGGTTTAGCGATCGCGTTGCACACAGCAACAGGACATTTCTTTGCTCCATCCTTCATGTTAGGTCTGGTAGAAGGAGGCGAAGCCATCCGAGATATGACGGCGAGGGGTAGTGAGAGAGCATCTCTCGACCTTTTAGATTGCTTGAGCAAGACTGCCTTTGTCATCCGCGATGGACAAGTTGTAGAGATTCCCACTCAAGATGTGATTGTCGGCGATCATGTCATAGTCTATCCTGGAGACCAGATTCCCGTTGACGGCGTTGTTGTAGAAGGGACAGGGATTATTGACCAGTGCAAACTTACAGGTGAATCAGTACCTGTAACACGCACAATCGGAGAAGAAGTCTTTGCTTCTACCTTATTGGTCGATGGTACATTAACCATCCTGTCAGAACGAGTTGGCAACAATACTCGTGCTGGTGTGATTGTCAACCTGATGCAAGCTGCACCTGTGCATGATACAAGGGTTGAGAACTATGCAGCAACAGTGGCAAACCAAATGGTAATTCCCACCTTGCTAATTGGTACAGGTGTGGGTATTTTTAGCGGCAACCTCAGCCGAGCGATCGCACTACTCACTTTAGACTTTGGTACAGGTATTCGGGTTTCTGTACCGACGACAATTTTGTCAGTTCTCACCTATGCTGCTCGCAATGGCGTACTGATCCGTAGTGGTCGCGCTATTGAAATGTTAGCGACCATTGACACCGTTGTTTGCGACAAGACAGGAACACTCACTATTGGCCATGCAGGTGTCAATGATATTGATGTGATGGAAGTCCGCTTCACCAAAGATGAAATTTTGTGTTATGCGGCTAGTGCTGAGAAAGGTCTAACCCATCCCATTGCTGAGGCGATCGTTCATCACGCTAAAGATACAGGCGTTGCCCTCAAAGAATGTGAAGAGTGGGAATATAAAGTTGGTCTGGGTGCTGTAGCAAAAATCGACGGTATGAATATCATCGTCGGTAGCCCCCGATTCATGAAGCAAGAAAACGTGGATTTGGAGGAATACGACATTCGCTATCCCGATGCCAAATCAGGCGGTCAATCCCTAGTTTACGTAGCAGGTGATGGTAGACTACTTGGCGTGATCCGTTACAGTGATCCACCACGTCCAGAAAGCAAAGAAGTCATCCGCGAACTCAAGGAGATGGGCATTACTGTGCATATGCTCACAGGTGATGTGACACGGGTTGCTCACTCTATCGCCAATAATCTCGGCATCCATCCCAATCACGTCACTGCTGAAGCTTTCCCAGAAAAGAAAGTAGAAGTAGTTAAAGGATTGCACGACAGTGGTAAAGTTGTGGCATTCTGCGGCGATGGTATTAATGACTCTGCCGCTTTGGCTTACGCCGATGCCTCAATATCCTTTGCAGGTGCCACCGATATCGCTAGAGAAACAGCCGATGTGGTACTGATGGAAGATGACCTGCGCGGCTTAATCATGGCAGTTAAATGTGCGCGTCAAGCAATGGATATTATTTGGCAGAACACCATGATTGTGGCAGTTCCCAACTTAGGTGCGTTGATCTCCGGTATTTTCTTCGCTCTTGACCCACTTTTAGCGGTAGTAATCAACAACGGTACTGCAATCCTGGCAGAACTCAATGGTCTACGTCCGCTGATCGGCCCTGGTGAAGTTATGCCACTAGGACATCAGTTAAGTGCAGCTGAAATTGCTGAGGAAGAAAAGCGATTACAAGAACGTAGTCATAAATCCAAAGCAATTAATGTTGCAGCAACTTCTATAGAAGTAGAGACTGAAGTAGTTGTTCTTTCGTCTGATGTGGAAGAACCTCGTACTAATGATTTGGGTGTGAGTAAGTCTAAATTAGAAACAGCAAACATAGTTTAG
- a CDS encoding SUMF1/EgtB/PvdO family nonheme iron enzyme translates to MPRCPVCQTEYVADQTENCSLCGWNLQAHSLVIALIPEVSLKEQARLEWAQKIWAMLKPAREQVQQFQSQLQEADQTIAQLHSELEQANQQCQKLLATLQHRESDLANLVSKSDQLNHELSDLQRQLEQTNQLQVQSPTPELIEAESQAQTPLELEQSQIATALPIKVQTLIFQVVTVDTQGQLASCYGSEVHYFQEELENVALDMIILPGGVFWMGSKETEQGRESHEEPLHQVTIEPFCMGRFTITQAQWRAIANLPSINRSLNPDPAHTKGENQPVEQVSWHDAIEFCARLTKLTRRDYRLPSEAEWEYACRARTTTPFHFGETITPELANYDGSYIYNLEPVGQYRQRTVPVGSFQVANAFGLCDMHGNVWEWCADVWHANYQQAPCDGSVWEQAELQEHRLLRGGSWYCLPSLCRSAQRHWDKADHAGSGIGFRVVCSSVRQGESQMTTQH, encoded by the coding sequence ATGCCTCGATGTCCTGTTTGCCAAACTGAATACGTCGCAGATCAAACCGAGAATTGCTCACTGTGTGGTTGGAATCTCCAAGCGCACTCTTTGGTCATAGCGCTGATTCCAGAAGTCTCCTTGAAAGAGCAGGCGAGATTGGAATGGGCACAAAAGATCTGGGCAATGCTCAAACCTGCTCGCGAACAAGTCCAGCAATTTCAGTCTCAGCTGCAAGAAGCAGACCAAACCATAGCTCAACTCCATTCTGAGTTAGAGCAAGCAAACCAACAATGTCAGAAACTTCTAGCTACCTTACAACATCGAGAATCAGATTTAGCAAATCTGGTTTCCAAATCAGACCAGTTAAACCATGAATTAAGTGACTTACAAAGACAACTAGAGCAAACAAATCAACTACAAGTTCAATCTCCAACACCGGAACTCATTGAAGCCGAATCTCAAGCTCAAACTCCTTTAGAACTGGAACAGTCCCAAATTGCAACAGCTTTACCAATCAAGGTGCAAACTTTGATTTTTCAGGTAGTGACTGTTGATACACAGGGACAACTGGCTAGTTGTTATGGCAGTGAAGTTCACTACTTCCAGGAAGAACTAGAGAACGTTGCTTTAGATATGATTATCCTGCCAGGGGGTGTCTTTTGGATGGGTTCAAAAGAGACAGAACAAGGGCGAGAAAGTCACGAAGAACCTCTGCATCAGGTAACAATTGAGCCTTTCTGTATGGGAAGATTTACAATTACTCAGGCACAATGGCGGGCGATCGCAAATTTACCATCTATTAATCGCTCTCTCAATCCTGATCCAGCCCATACTAAAGGCGAAAACCAACCTGTAGAACAAGTTTCATGGCACGATGCGATCGAATTTTGTGCCCGACTAACCAAACTCACCAGACGAGATTATCGCTTACCAAGCGAGGCAGAATGGGAGTACGCCTGTCGCGCCAGAACAACAACACCTTTCCATTTTGGGGAAACGATTACACCCGAACTAGCCAATTATGACGGTAGTTATATCTACAACCTAGAACCTGTAGGTCAATATCGCCAACGAACAGTACCAGTAGGAAGTTTTCAAGTTGCTAACGCATTTGGACTATGCGATATGCATGGCAACGTATGGGAGTGGTGTGCCGATGTTTGGCATGCCAACTATCAACAAGCTCCCTGTGATGGTAGCGTTTGGGAGCAAGCAGAACTTCAAGAGCATCGCCTGTTGCGGGGTGGTTCTTGGTATTGTCTACCAAGCCTTTGTCGTTCTGCTCAACGCCATTGGGATAAAGCCGATCACGCGGGTAGTGGTATTGGTTTTCGAGTGGTCTGTTCTAGTGTAAGGCAAGGAGAATCACAAATGACAACTCAGCACTAG
- a CDS encoding Nif11-like leader peptide family natural product precursor, with protein sequence MSKEVKQFHELISQNPTLVEKLKSASNREDFVELTVQLGAEYGYSFTSSEVEVYINQNMLILMRQFA encoded by the coding sequence ATGTCAAAAGAGGTCAAACAGTTTCACGAACTGATTAGCCAAAATCCAACTCTAGTAGAGAAGCTAAAAAGTGCATCTAACCGAGAAGACTTTGTAGAGTTAACGGTACAATTAGGTGCAGAGTATGGTTACAGCTTTACTTCTTCTGAAGTCGAAGTCTACATAAACCAAAATATGCTGATACTAATGAGGCAGTTTGCTTGA
- the cax gene encoding calcium/proton exchanger — protein sequence MSRKDALLLRMLVFIPICLILHHLDVNPTIVFITAGLAIIPLAAWTANFTEAIASRVGPAMGGLLNATFGNATEMIVSIVALRAGLIDVVKASLMGSMIANLLLGLGIALFFGGLRINQQNSRINPEHLSAVGRVNASLLNLVIVFLLAPTAIEVTSLALHLQTTNAFSYIASALLLTSYILMLLFSMKTHSHLYGLDEDAEPESYGSEARGEKYGLKLHIGLLLGTTIVLVFVSEVLVDSLSEAIATTGMSGLFTGVILLPIFGAAVEIITCGICGAKNKVNLASSVAIGSSLQIAMFVTPILVFSGFIIGKPMNLDFDNFTVLGVGIAVLMTNSVRPNSYSNWLEGIMLLMTYLMLATAFFLHPSVAG from the coding sequence ATGTCCCGTAAGGATGCCTTACTCTTACGGATGCTGGTTTTTATTCCTATCTGCCTGATTCTGCACCATCTGGATGTAAATCCGACAATTGTCTTCATAACAGCAGGTTTGGCGATTATTCCCCTAGCAGCATGGACAGCTAACTTTACAGAAGCGATCGCCTCTCGCGTTGGCCCTGCTATGGGTGGTTTGCTTAATGCTACTTTTGGCAATGCTACTGAGATGATTGTCTCTATTGTTGCTCTCCGAGCTGGGCTGATAGATGTAGTCAAAGCCAGTTTGATGGGTTCTATGATTGCCAATCTGCTTTTAGGTTTAGGTATCGCCCTGTTTTTTGGAGGGTTGCGAATCAATCAGCAAAACTCCCGTATTAACCCAGAACACCTGAGTGCTGTTGGTCGTGTAAATGCCTCTTTGCTTAATTTGGTGATTGTTTTTTTACTAGCACCCACCGCCATTGAAGTTACTTCCTTAGCACTACACCTCCAGACAACTAACGCGTTTTCCTACATCGCATCAGCACTGCTCTTAACTAGTTACATCCTCATGCTGTTGTTCTCTATGAAAACTCACAGCCATCTTTATGGACTAGATGAGGATGCCGAACCTGAGAGTTACGGTAGTGAAGCTAGAGGAGAGAAATATGGGTTAAAGCTGCATATTGGCTTGCTTTTAGGCACAACAATTGTTTTAGTGTTTGTCTCCGAAGTCCTGGTAGATAGTTTATCAGAGGCGATCGCTACTACTGGTATGAGTGGCTTATTCACCGGAGTAATCCTGCTTCCCATCTTTGGTGCAGCTGTAGAAATAATCACTTGTGGGATTTGTGGCGCGAAGAACAAAGTCAATCTTGCATCTTCAGTGGCGATTGGTTCCAGCTTACAGATTGCAATGTTCGTCACACCTATCTTGGTTTTTAGTGGCTTCATAATTGGCAAACCAATGAACCTAGACTTTGATAACTTTACAGTTCTAGGAGTGGGTATTGCCGTCCTCATGACCAACTCAGTCAGACCAAACAGTTATTCCAATTGGCTAGAAGGAATCATGCTGTTGATGACTTATTTAATGCTAGCCACAGCATTCTTCCTACATCCTAGCGTAGCAGGATAA
- a CDS encoding cation-translocating P-type ATPase: protein MTSTTSDSGFTQPAETSAWHTLEVVKAIKRLGSDRTFGLTTSKVTEYLGRYGSNELTEGGTRTPAEILWDQFKNIMLLMLIAVAIISAVLDVREALTKGIFVFPKDAVAIFVVVILNGILGYLQESGAEKALAALKNLASSKVRVIRDGKTLEVESKELVPGDVMLLEAGVKVPADGRLLEAVNLQVRESALTGEAHAVNKQAEVQLPEDAPLGDRINLVFSGTEVVQGRATVLVTSTGMQTELGKIASALQSVESEPTPLQKRMTQLGNVLVTGALVLVVIVIAGGTLFKPSLFEELVKVSLSMAVAVVPEGLPAVITVTLALGTQRMVKRNALIRKLPAVETLGSVTTICSDKTGTLTQNKMVVQAVCTASNTAHVTGDGYTPNGEFQWQDKTHLSQAHPELQALLLACVLCNDAILQKENGEWSILGDPTEGALLSLAGKGSFRKDEQDNRFARVAEFPFSSERKRMSVMVEAEGSGAGISAFHLHATPHLMFTKGSPELTLERCTHIQVGNDVKPLTAEQRSRILEQNNKMAMRGLRVLGFANKLLTELPPEGSEDVSENGLTWLGLVGMLDAPRPEVRDAVARCRTAGIRPIMITGDHQLTAKAIAEDLGIASPKDEVLTGRELEKFSMAELEKHVDRVSVYARVSPEHKLKIVQALQHRGHVVAMTGDGVNDAPALKQADIGVAMGITGTDVSKEASDMVLLDDNFSTIVAAAEEGRVVYINIRRFIRYILGSNIGEVLTIAAAPLMGLGGVPLSPLQILWMNLVTDGVPALALAVEPGRSIVMQQPPKNPKENIFARGLGSYMIRIGIVLAIITIAMMSWAYGYTQTYTAGGTLDPDRWKTMVFTTLCLSQMGHALAIRSNTRLFMEINPFSNPYILVSVILTSILQLLLIYVEPLRNFFNTHYLTLIELMISIGFSALTFVWIELEKLFIRWRRNTQ, encoded by the coding sequence ATGACTTCTACTACGTCAGACTCTGGGTTCACTCAACCAGCTGAAACGTCTGCATGGCATACCTTAGAAGTTGTTAAAGCTATTAAGCGATTAGGAAGCGATCGCACATTTGGTTTAACGACCTCAAAAGTTACAGAATATCTCGGACGTTATGGTTCAAATGAGCTAACAGAAGGTGGAACCCGCACTCCTGCAGAAATCCTTTGGGATCAATTCAAAAACATCATGTTGTTGATGTTAATTGCAGTGGCAATTATCTCTGCTGTTCTAGATGTGCGGGAAGCTTTAACTAAAGGAATATTCGTCTTTCCTAAAGATGCCGTCGCCATTTTTGTAGTAGTGATTTTGAATGGCATATTGGGCTACCTACAGGAAAGTGGTGCAGAAAAAGCTTTAGCAGCCCTGAAAAATTTGGCATCTTCTAAGGTGCGGGTAATTCGAGATGGCAAAACCCTAGAGGTGGAGTCTAAAGAATTAGTACCCGGAGATGTCATGTTACTAGAAGCTGGTGTTAAGGTTCCTGCCGATGGGCGATTGTTGGAGGCAGTAAACTTGCAAGTGAGAGAATCTGCCTTAACAGGAGAAGCTCATGCAGTTAACAAGCAAGCCGAAGTACAATTACCAGAAGATGCACCGTTAGGCGATCGCATCAATCTAGTTTTTTCAGGTACGGAAGTAGTGCAAGGACGAGCAACAGTGCTTGTGACTAGCACTGGAATGCAGACAGAATTAGGAAAAATCGCCAGTGCTTTACAGTCGGTTGAGTCGGAACCTACCCCACTCCAAAAACGTATGACTCAACTAGGCAATGTCCTAGTTACAGGTGCATTAGTGCTAGTGGTGATTGTAATTGCTGGTGGTACTCTGTTCAAACCAAGTTTGTTTGAGGAACTAGTCAAAGTATCTCTGAGTATGGCGGTGGCGGTAGTCCCAGAAGGCTTACCTGCCGTCATTACAGTGACGCTGGCACTAGGAACCCAGCGTATGGTGAAGCGAAATGCACTGATTCGCAAGTTGCCTGCGGTAGAAACCCTCGGTTCTGTGACCACCATTTGTTCTGATAAAACCGGAACTTTGACTCAAAACAAAATGGTAGTACAAGCTGTTTGCACAGCCAGCAATACAGCCCACGTTACCGGAGATGGCTATACTCCTAATGGTGAATTTCAATGGCAAGATAAAACCCATCTTTCCCAAGCTCACCCAGAACTGCAAGCCTTATTACTAGCTTGCGTACTCTGTAATGATGCCATCTTACAAAAAGAAAATGGCGAGTGGTCAATTTTAGGCGACCCCACAGAAGGTGCATTGTTGTCATTGGCAGGTAAAGGTTCTTTCCGCAAAGACGAGCAAGATAATCGCTTTGCACGGGTGGCAGAGTTTCCCTTCTCCTCAGAACGCAAACGTATGAGCGTTATGGTGGAAGCAGAAGGATCTGGTGCAGGTATCAGCGCCTTCCATTTGCACGCAACTCCCCATCTGATGTTTACTAAAGGCTCTCCTGAATTGACATTAGAACGATGCACTCACATCCAAGTTGGTAACGATGTTAAGCCACTAACAGCAGAACAACGAAGCCGTATTTTAGAGCAAAATAACAAGATGGCAATGCGAGGGCTAAGGGTGCTTGGCTTTGCTAACAAACTATTAACTGAGCTACCACCTGAAGGTTCTGAAGACGTTTCCGAAAACGGTCTGACATGGCTAGGGTTAGTCGGTATGTTAGATGCTCCTCGTCCAGAAGTGCGGGATGCAGTTGCTCGCTGTCGGACTGCGGGAATTCGTCCGATAATGATTACAGGCGACCACCAACTAACAGCAAAAGCGATCGCTGAAGATTTAGGTATTGCCAGTCCTAAAGATGAAGTTCTCACCGGGCGAGAACTCGAAAAATTCAGCATGGCAGAACTAGAAAAACACGTAGACCGCGTTAGCGTCTACGCCCGCGTCTCTCCAGAACATAAATTAAAGATTGTGCAAGCACTCCAACATCGGGGTCATGTTGTAGCTATGACTGGCGATGGGGTTAATGATGCTCCAGCTCTCAAACAAGCAGATATTGGTGTAGCAATGGGTATTACCGGCACTGATGTCAGTAAAGAAGCCAGCGACATGGTGCTATTAGATGACAACTTTTCTACCATTGTGGCAGCAGCAGAAGAAGGACGTGTCGTATATATCAACATCCGTCGCTTTATCCGCTATATACTCGGTAGTAATATTGGGGAAGTACTCACGATTGCTGCAGCACCTTTAATGGGTTTAGGTGGTGTACCCCTATCACCCCTACAAATCCTTTGGATGAACCTTGTTACAGATGGAGTTCCTGCCCTTGCGCTAGCTGTGGAACCAGGTAGATCAATTGTGATGCAACAACCTCCCAAAAATCCCAAGGAGAATATTTTTGCCCGTGGCTTAGGATCATACATGATTCGGATCGGAATTGTTTTAGCGATCATTACTATCGCTATGATGTCCTGGGCTTATGGATACACCCAGACATATACGGCAGGCGGTACTCTTGATCCAGACCGTTGGAAAACAATGGTCTTTACTACTCTGTGCTTGTCACAGATGGGGCA
- the cax gene encoding calcium/proton exchanger, with the protein MQLQEVKQVLRQPSIHWLAIFLPISLVIAYLPGFQNEIFLFFTSCLAMVVVAYWLGNATEQLADKVGSTWGGMMNAAFSNLPELIFGLIAVAKGLGPLAKAAWTGAIISNMLVAVGAAIMVGGYRFGTVTFPLDRAKDAAAGLMIAAVAILMPSVYAHAVDFSSESVSATDVIKNVSVWLSVFLLMAYGGSIIYTLARFRYSEPALQAKNLVGAFVHSESAPQAKNLADVFVPEEDVEISWGIPLSITVLAASSVLMAFLSNFVADCVDSVTAGLGWTEMFVGAIVIGIIGNVGAIMSAVLVAYKNKLDLSFEIGMNAASQVALLVIPTLIIASSVVGKPVDFLFSPPQIAALIGSVLIMTQVSQDGRCNWLNGLQMLIFFGVISVLFFYDPT; encoded by the coding sequence ATGCAGCTTCAAGAAGTTAAGCAAGTATTAAGGCAACCTAGTATTCACTGGTTAGCAATCTTTCTGCCAATAAGTTTAGTGATAGCGTACCTACCAGGATTTCAGAATGAGATATTCCTGTTTTTTACTTCTTGCTTGGCGATGGTTGTCGTTGCCTACTGGCTCGGCAATGCCACAGAACAATTAGCAGACAAAGTTGGTTCCACATGGGGCGGAATGATGAATGCTGCCTTCAGTAACTTACCCGAACTAATTTTTGGTTTAATAGCCGTAGCTAAAGGGTTAGGGCCGCTAGCAAAAGCTGCCTGGACAGGTGCAATTATCAGCAATATGTTGGTTGCTGTTGGTGCAGCCATTATGGTTGGAGGCTATCGCTTTGGTACGGTGACATTTCCCTTAGATAGAGCCAAAGATGCAGCCGCAGGATTAATGATTGCGGCGGTGGCAATTCTTATGCCGTCAGTTTATGCCCATGCAGTTGATTTTTCTAGTGAAAGTGTCAGTGCTACTGATGTCATCAAGAATGTCTCTGTTTGGTTATCTGTATTTCTGCTCATGGCTTATGGCGGGAGCATAATCTATACCCTGGCTAGATTTAGATATTCCGAACCAGCACTGCAAGCTAAGAATCTCGTGGGAGCTTTTGTGCATTCCGAGTCAGCACCACAAGCCAAAAATCTCGCGGATGTTTTTGTGCCAGAAGAAGATGTAGAAATATCTTGGGGTATCCCCCTTTCTATTACTGTACTTGCCGCTTCTAGTGTTTTGATGGCTTTTTTATCTAATTTTGTTGCTGATTGCGTAGATTCTGTGACTGCTGGACTGGGATGGACTGAGATGTTTGTGGGGGCGATTGTAATTGGCATTATTGGCAATGTGGGTGCAATTATGAGTGCTGTTCTGGTCGCTTATAAAAATAAATTGGATCTGAGTTTTGAGATTGGCATGAATGCTGCTTCTCAAGTCGCATTGTTAGTGATTCCGACTCTAATTATTGCCTCTTCTGTGGTGGGTAAACCTGTTGATTTTCTCTTCTCGCCTCCACAAATCGCTGCGCTTATCGGTAGTGTTCTCATCATGACTCAAGTTTCTCAGGATGGGCGATGTAATTGGTTAAATGGACTGCAAATGCTGATTTTCTTTGGCGTTATTAGTGTCTTGTTCTTTTATGATCCAACTTGA
- a CDS encoding universal stress protein, giving the protein MFRKILVALNRYDDTSEYIFREALELAKATKASLKLLHILSVDEQESPNILTLINTLENKKRWEEFEKPGLDLLKSFTQQAIALGVPTEYYQGLGRPGHIICKTARIWEAGLIVIGRRGLSGMSELILGSVSNYVTHNAPCSVLIIQNPEQLGAVGIQERQTVRFNV; this is encoded by the coding sequence ATGTTTCGTAAAATTCTCGTTGCCCTCAATCGCTATGACGATACCAGCGAGTATATCTTTCGAGAAGCACTGGAGTTGGCAAAAGCCACTAAGGCATCTTTAAAACTGCTCCATATTCTATCTGTTGACGAACAAGAAAGCCCAAATATCTTGACCTTAATTAATACTCTAGAGAATAAAAAACGCTGGGAAGAGTTTGAAAAACCCGGTCTGGATTTACTCAAATCTTTCACACAACAAGCAATAGCCCTCGGAGTCCCGACTGAATATTACCAAGGTTTAGGCCGTCCTGGTCATATTATTTGCAAAACTGCCCGCATCTGGGAGGCGGGATTAATTGTTATCGGCCGCCGGGGGCTTTCTGGTATGAGCGAACTAATTTTGGGCAGTGTCAGCAACTATGTCACCCACAATGCTCCTTGCTCAGTACTCATCATCCAAAACCCAGAACAACTTGGTGCTGTAGGTATTCAAGAAAGGCAAACAGTAAGATTTAACGTATAG